Proteins encoded by one window of Mycolicibacterium sp. ND9-15:
- a CDS encoding cytochrome P450 gives MSPTVSTALMDRQRPTVYEADVPSVSYEDAASAHEAHRRLAEARNAGPIAMGAHGPELLTYELARTALRDHRMCVPQGLGLEAQGITSGPLWDRAASTLLSVNGETHSRLRRLVSKAFTPRAVGRLDTTITEIISRLVDPLLADGRCEVVEDIARPYPVPVIAELLGAPSEDWKLFSEWADDFFKLFQWNAAEHEQAVLTAWAELDDYVDGMVAERRKSLTDDLISELIRAEDDGDRLAIEELRMLAAGILMAGTDTTRNQLAAAVDVLCDHPEQWELLAQRPELAMSAVEELMRFYPVVFGAMRMTMEDVEYEGVIIPAGTFVLVNTASGNRDPAAYQDPDRLDITRQGAAPMQTFGAGAHYCLGANLARRELAEALVVMSRRMRNIRRAGPAVWKPLVGITGPAALPIEFDPAWPAAAQ, from the coding sequence ATGAGCCCGACCGTCAGCACGGCCCTTATGGACCGGCAGCGCCCGACCGTCTACGAGGCCGACGTGCCGAGCGTGTCCTACGAGGACGCGGCCAGCGCCCACGAGGCCCATCGGCGGCTCGCCGAGGCGCGCAACGCGGGCCCGATCGCGATGGGGGCGCACGGCCCCGAACTGCTGACCTACGAATTGGCCCGGACCGCGCTGCGCGACCACCGGATGTGCGTACCGCAGGGGCTTGGCCTGGAGGCCCAGGGCATCACGTCCGGGCCGCTGTGGGACCGCGCCGCCTCGACCCTGCTCAGCGTCAACGGCGAAACCCATTCCCGGCTGCGGCGGTTGGTGTCCAAGGCGTTCACACCGCGCGCGGTCGGGCGGCTGGACACGACGATTACCGAGATCATCAGCCGGCTGGTCGACCCATTGCTGGCCGACGGCCGCTGCGAGGTCGTCGAAGACATCGCCCGGCCGTATCCGGTGCCGGTGATCGCCGAGCTGCTCGGCGCCCCGAGCGAGGATTGGAAGCTGTTCTCCGAGTGGGCCGACGACTTCTTCAAGCTCTTCCAGTGGAACGCCGCCGAACACGAGCAGGCGGTCCTGACCGCGTGGGCGGAGCTGGACGACTACGTCGACGGCATGGTCGCCGAACGCCGCAAATCGCTCACCGACGACCTGATCTCCGAGCTGATCCGCGCCGAGGACGACGGCGACCGGCTGGCGATCGAGGAGCTGCGGATGCTCGCCGCCGGGATCCTGATGGCGGGCACCGACACCACCCGCAACCAACTCGCCGCCGCGGTCGACGTGTTGTGCGACCACCCGGAGCAGTGGGAGCTCCTGGCACAGCGTCCGGAACTCGCGATGTCCGCGGTCGAAGAGCTGATGCGGTTCTACCCGGTCGTCTTCGGCGCGATGCGGATGACCATGGAAGACGTCGAGTACGAAGGCGTGATCATTCCGGCCGGCACGTTCGTGTTGGTCAACACCGCCAGTGGCAACCGCGATCCCGCCGCCTACCAGGACCCGGACCGCTTGGACATCACGCGCCAAGGCGCGGCACCGATGCAGACCTTCGGCGCCGGTGCGCATTACTGCCTGGGAGCCAACCTCGCGCGCCGGGAACTCGCCGAAGCCCTGGTCGTGATGAGCCGCCGGATGCGCAACATTCGCCGCGCCGGACCCGCGGTGTGGAAGCCGCTGGTCGGCATCACCGGTCCGGCCGCGCTGCCGATCGAATTCGATCCGGCCTGGCCCGCGGCAGCGCAGTAG
- a CDS encoding M15 family metallopeptidase, translated as MRRAWACATAATVVVAWPMSGSAAASPEQPVPPVSDAARAAGLVDVRSAVPDAVIDLRYATTDNFVGEQMYPADARCLVDGSMAPRLSAAAARLRPGGEALVFWDCYRPHDVQVRMYEAVADPGWVARPGPYARSHEAGLSVDVTLTREGALVDMGTGFDEFTPRANAYATEGVSSAAQANRARLRDAMAARGLSVYDGEWWHFDAPGAYAQHPILDAPVN; from the coding sequence ATGCGTAGAGCGTGGGCGTGCGCGACGGCGGCGACCGTCGTCGTGGCATGGCCGATGTCCGGGTCGGCCGCTGCCTCACCGGAGCAACCGGTGCCGCCGGTGTCCGACGCGGCCCGCGCGGCGGGTCTGGTCGACGTGCGCAGCGCCGTGCCCGACGCGGTGATCGACCTGCGGTACGCGACGACGGACAACTTCGTCGGCGAGCAGATGTATCCCGCGGACGCGCGATGTCTGGTCGACGGGTCGATGGCGCCGCGGTTGTCCGCGGCCGCCGCCAGGTTGCGCCCCGGTGGTGAGGCGTTGGTCTTCTGGGACTGCTACCGGCCGCACGACGTGCAGGTGCGGATGTATGAGGCGGTCGCCGATCCCGGCTGGGTGGCGCGACCCGGTCCCTACGCCCGCAGCCACGAGGCGGGGCTCTCGGTCGACGTGACGCTGACCCGCGAGGGCGCCCTCGTCGACATGGGCACCGGCTTCGACGAGTTCACACCGCGTGCGAACGCGTATGCCACCGAGGGAGTCAGCAGCGCCGCGCAGGCGAACCGTGCGCGGCTACGGGACGCGATGGCGGCGCGTGGGCTCAGCGTCTACGACGGCGAGTGGTGGCATTTCGACGCGCCGGGCGCGTATGCGCAACACCCGATCCTCGATGCGCCGGTGAACTAG
- a CDS encoding TIGR03885 family FMN-dependent LLM class oxidoreductase: MTVVGFHCSHEQIDPAQLLRDVRHAEQAGFTAAMSSDHFSPWSERQGESGFAWSFLGAALATTELPFGVVTAPGQRYHPAIVAQAIATLAQMFPGRIWAALGSGEASNERITGAEWPRKEVRDQRLVECVDVIRRLLRGEEVNHAGLVHVNRARLWTRPETGPDLVGPAVTPETAARHAAWADGLVTVNQSREALQKVLRAYRDAGGRGPARLQIHLSWAPSEDEALTVAHDQWRTNVFDPPVCWDIETVEAFDVVGEKVSPEHVRQSVRVSSEVGQHAEWLREDIEQGWDELYLHFVGQQQSQFIDTFGEHVLPQLNPKEVTS; encoded by the coding sequence ATGACGGTCGTCGGTTTCCATTGCTCCCACGAGCAGATCGATCCCGCCCAGTTGCTTCGCGACGTGCGACATGCCGAGCAGGCGGGATTCACCGCGGCGATGTCGTCGGACCACTTCAGCCCCTGGAGTGAGCGGCAGGGCGAATCCGGTTTCGCATGGTCCTTCCTCGGTGCGGCGCTCGCCACGACCGAGTTGCCGTTCGGTGTCGTCACCGCTCCGGGGCAGCGTTACCACCCGGCGATCGTCGCCCAGGCGATCGCGACGCTGGCGCAGATGTTCCCGGGCCGGATCTGGGCGGCGCTCGGCTCTGGTGAGGCGTCCAACGAGCGGATCACCGGCGCCGAATGGCCCCGCAAGGAGGTCCGTGACCAGCGCCTCGTCGAGTGCGTCGACGTCATCAGGCGACTGCTCCGCGGAGAAGAGGTCAACCACGCGGGCTTGGTCCACGTCAATCGGGCGCGCCTGTGGACGCGCCCCGAAACCGGTCCCGATCTCGTCGGTCCGGCGGTCACCCCCGAAACGGCCGCCCGGCACGCCGCCTGGGCGGACGGCCTGGTCACCGTGAACCAGTCGAGGGAGGCACTGCAGAAGGTTCTTCGGGCGTACCGCGACGCCGGTGGTCGCGGACCCGCGCGCCTGCAGATCCACCTCAGCTGGGCGCCTTCGGAGGATGAGGCGCTCACCGTCGCTCACGACCAGTGGCGCACCAACGTCTTCGACCCGCCGGTCTGCTGGGACATCGAGACTGTCGAGGCGTTCGACGTTGTCGGCGAGAAGGTCTCGCCCGAACATGTCCGCCAGTCGGTGCGAGTCTCGAGCGAGGTGGGTCAGCACGCCGAGTGGCTGCGCGAGGACATCGAACAGGGGTGGGATGAGCTGTATCTGCACTTCGTCGGGCAGCAGCAGAGCCAGTTCATCGACACGTTCGGCGAACATGTTCTGCCACAACTGAATCCGAAGGAAGTCACCTCGTGA
- a CDS encoding alpha-amylase family protein has product MRKIETGDLWWKNAVFYCADIETFYDWNGDGCGDIRGMTERIEYLADLGVTCLWLMPFYPTGRVDDGYDITDFFGVDPRLGTHGDFVELVRTAMSKGIRVVVDFVMNHTSDRHPWFKSARRSTDDPYRDYYVWSATEPRSSRRDVVFPDQEDSLWEREPKTGQWYLHHFLKHQPDLNIANPLVQEEISRVLGFWLELGVAGFRVDAVPFLFARDGAPGDPGVFDPYEYLGDVRNFVTRRVGDAVLLGEVNVPYRDQKTFFGGPDGDGLNMQFDFTAMQNLYLSMARGDAGPITKALEKRPALDITSQWANFIRNHDELTLDKLSDEERQEVFEAFGPDRKMQLYGRGLRRRLPSMLGGDQRRMRMAYSLMFSLPGTPVLFYGEEIGMAENLDVPGRLAVRTPMQWTSGANGGFSVAPNRRLTRALPDGMYGPERVNAAGQRHDHQSFWWFMRNLIYTYRSQPEIGWSTPEILRQPNPAVLAHVCREQSGWTMVALHNFGAEAVIVPIQLDDAPECRLVDLLCGLAEHELDADGRIDLGLEPYGYMWLRLQRRHDPPII; this is encoded by the coding sequence GTGAGAAAAATCGAGACCGGCGACCTGTGGTGGAAGAACGCCGTTTTCTACTGCGCCGACATCGAGACCTTCTACGACTGGAACGGCGACGGCTGCGGCGACATCCGCGGCATGACCGAGCGCATCGAGTACCTGGCCGACCTCGGCGTGACATGCCTGTGGCTCATGCCCTTCTACCCGACCGGCCGGGTCGACGACGGCTACGACATCACCGACTTCTTCGGCGTCGACCCGCGGCTCGGCACCCACGGTGATTTCGTCGAGCTCGTGCGCACCGCCATGTCGAAGGGTATCCGCGTGGTCGTCGACTTCGTCATGAACCACACCTCCGACCGTCACCCGTGGTTCAAGTCCGCCCGCCGCAGCACCGATGATCCCTACCGCGATTACTACGTGTGGAGCGCGACCGAGCCCAGGTCCAGCCGCAGAGACGTCGTCTTCCCCGATCAGGAAGACAGTCTCTGGGAGCGTGAACCGAAGACGGGCCAGTGGTACCTGCATCACTTCCTCAAGCACCAGCCCGACCTGAACATCGCCAATCCTCTTGTCCAGGAGGAGATCTCGCGGGTACTCGGCTTCTGGCTCGAGCTGGGGGTCGCCGGCTTCCGGGTCGACGCCGTACCGTTCCTGTTCGCCCGCGACGGGGCACCGGGCGATCCAGGGGTGTTCGATCCTTACGAGTACCTCGGCGACGTCCGCAATTTCGTCACCCGCCGCGTCGGTGACGCCGTCCTGCTCGGCGAGGTCAATGTTCCCTACCGGGACCAGAAGACATTCTTCGGCGGTCCTGACGGCGACGGGCTCAACATGCAGTTCGACTTCACCGCGATGCAGAACCTCTATCTCTCGATGGCCCGGGGCGACGCCGGCCCGATCACCAAGGCGCTCGAGAAGCGACCGGCGCTCGACATCACCAGCCAGTGGGCCAACTTCATACGCAACCATGACGAGCTCACGCTCGACAAGCTGAGCGACGAGGAGCGCCAGGAGGTTTTCGAGGCTTTCGGCCCGGATCGAAAGATGCAGCTTTACGGGCGCGGGCTGCGCCGGCGGCTGCCGTCCATGCTCGGTGGCGACCAGCGGCGGATGCGCATGGCCTACTCGCTGATGTTCTCGTTACCGGGGACCCCGGTGCTGTTCTACGGCGAGGAGATCGGAATGGCCGAGAACCTCGACGTGCCGGGTAGGCTCGCCGTGCGCACGCCGATGCAGTGGACGAGCGGCGCGAACGGCGGCTTCTCCGTCGCCCCGAACCGACGCCTGACGCGGGCTCTTCCCGACGGCATGTACGGCCCCGAGCGCGTCAACGCCGCGGGCCAGCGCCACGACCACCAGTCGTTCTGGTGGTTCATGCGCAATCTCATCTACACCTACCGGTCCCAACCGGAGATCGGCTGGTCGACCCCCGAGATCCTCCGGCAACCCAATCCCGCTGTGTTGGCACACGTCTGCCGGGAGCAGTCGGGCTGGACGATGGTCGCGCTGCACAACTTCGGCGCCGAAGCGGTCATCGTGCCGATTCAGCTCGATGATGCCCCGGAGTGCCGGCTCGTCGACCTGCTGTGCGGGCTCGCCGAGCACGAACTGGACGCTGACGGCCGCATCGATCTCGGCCTGGAGCCTTACGGCTACATGTGGCTGCGTCTCCAGCGGCGCCACGACCCGCCGATCATCTGA
- a CDS encoding WS/DGAT/MGAT family O-acyltransferase, with the protein MKRLSGWDALLLSSETPNVHQHTLKIAVVDTSQFEGEPTFAAFEETFRSRLGDLDPFRYELVAVPLNLHRPMWREDAEVDFDYHVRRVTVPAPGGRRGLDALIGQIASTPLDRSRPLWQLYYAEGLAEHRVAVIGKVHHALADGVASANLMARAMEWPGHDHRETPPKEAGDPPTAEELLRSAARDHLRQLKELPAAVRDGAAGVYRLQRRARRRRGNPELAHLFTPPPTFLNRKLSAGRTFATATLSLEEVKATSKYLDATINDVVLAIAAGGLRQLLVDYQGRADQALIASVPASTDTTTDRITGNELSTMLVSLPVQVDDPLERLRLIRASTRIAKEDIALLGPKTVGRWLNYVPSLAMRATFRWMSRREAPNQLFNLIVSNVPGPRQRGRIAGAVVTEIYSVGPLAAGAAMNVTVWSYVDQLNISVLSDDRAFDDTHDATEAFISAFGELRRAASLPEATTDLATALPRARPDRIRSAARPDR; encoded by the coding sequence GTGAAGCGACTCAGCGGCTGGGACGCGTTGCTGCTGTCCAGCGAGACGCCCAATGTGCATCAGCACACGTTGAAGATCGCAGTGGTCGACACGTCGCAGTTCGAGGGAGAGCCCACCTTCGCGGCGTTCGAAGAAACGTTTCGGTCCCGCTTGGGCGACCTCGATCCGTTTCGGTACGAACTCGTGGCCGTACCGCTCAACCTGCACCGCCCGATGTGGCGGGAGGACGCCGAGGTCGACTTCGACTACCACGTGCGACGGGTGACCGTGCCCGCGCCCGGCGGGCGACGGGGCCTGGACGCGTTGATCGGCCAGATCGCCAGCACCCCGCTGGACCGCAGTCGACCGCTATGGCAGCTGTATTACGCCGAAGGCCTCGCCGAGCACCGGGTCGCGGTGATCGGCAAGGTGCACCATGCGTTGGCGGACGGCGTCGCCTCGGCGAACCTGATGGCGCGGGCGATGGAATGGCCGGGCCACGACCATCGCGAGACCCCGCCGAAAGAGGCGGGCGATCCCCCGACCGCGGAAGAGCTGCTGCGCTCCGCGGCTCGAGATCACCTCCGCCAGCTGAAGGAGCTACCCGCAGCCGTCAGGGACGGCGCCGCAGGTGTCTACCGGTTGCAGCGGCGCGCCCGTCGCCGCCGCGGCAACCCCGAACTGGCTCACCTGTTCACCCCACCGCCCACCTTCCTCAACCGAAAGCTTTCCGCCGGGAGGACATTCGCCACCGCGACGCTGTCCTTGGAGGAGGTCAAGGCGACCAGCAAGTATCTCGACGCGACGATCAACGACGTGGTGCTGGCCATCGCCGCAGGGGGGCTGCGTCAACTCCTTGTGGACTACCAGGGACGAGCCGACCAGGCCCTGATCGCGTCCGTGCCCGCGTCGACCGACACGACCACGGACCGGATCACCGGCAACGAGCTGAGCACGATGCTGGTCTCTTTGCCGGTGCAGGTGGACGACCCGCTGGAGCGTCTTCGGCTGATCAGGGCCTCTACCCGGATCGCGAAGGAGGACATCGCGCTGCTCGGGCCCAAGACGGTGGGCAGGTGGCTGAACTACGTGCCGTCCCTGGCGATGCGCGCCACGTTCCGATGGATGTCTCGGCGGGAAGCCCCGAACCAGTTGTTCAACCTGATCGTGTCCAATGTGCCCGGCCCCCGCCAGCGCGGCCGCATCGCCGGGGCAGTGGTCACCGAGATCTATTCGGTGGGTCCGCTGGCCGCGGGAGCCGCGATGAACGTGACCGTGTGGAGTTACGTCGACCAGCTGAACATCTCCGTGCTCTCCGACGATCGGGCCTTCGACGACACCCACGACGCGACCGAGGCGTTCATTTCGGCGTTCGGCGAGCTTCGCCGGGCCGCGAGCCTGCCAGAAGCGACCACCGACCTTGCTACTGCGCTGCCGCGGGCCAGGCCGGATCGAATTCGATCGGCAGCGCGGCCGGACCGGTGA